The following are encoded together in the Anabrus simplex isolate iqAnaSimp1 chromosome 5, ASM4041472v1, whole genome shotgun sequence genome:
- the LOC136874359 gene encoding serine protease 27: MTLGRAALTFMAILHLSSAATLAANKHGARLLPSLLGYPTQCRHNDAPYRCTLTFTCWLVGGTLTRGCSRGGAMDFVADLLFTCCVPAQQPTHHPITLPVPVPVPAPIRREDIDHRRTEILDQDHRIECGVPRMGIQKRIIGGDEALFGEFPWQAHLRISGYQCGGVLLSRWFVATAAHCIHRARAADITVLLGEHDTHDTGAVQEPYPAESYAVRRKIVHPAFQFRATQPDRFDVALLRLARPVAFRDHILPICLPRAGAAFKGRMGVVAGWGKTDTAYGKSGTNILHKAAVPILNDQECLQWHQHKMIRLELFSEMFCAGHSDGRMDACLGDSGGPLIVFSEGRWTLAGITSAGFGCGVDHQPGIYHKVSDTAKWIASHINAR; this comes from the exons ATGACGCTGGGGCGTGCTGCCCTGACGTTCATGGCCATCCTGCACCTCTCCAGTGCGGCCACTTTGGCTGCCAACAAACATG GCGCTCGTCTACTGCCATCTCTTCTAGGCTACCCAACACAGTGTCGTCACAACGACGCCCCCTATCGCTGCACCCTGACGTTCACGTGCTGGTTGGTAGGAGGGACATTAACCAGAGGATGCAGTCGAGGTGGCGCGATGGATTTTGTTGCGGACCTACTATTTACATGCTGCGTGCCGGCACAGCAGCCTACACATCACCCAATCACATTGCCAGTACCTGTTCCCGTACCTGCACCTATCCGCCGAGAAGACATCGACCATAGAAGGACAGAAATTCTTGACCAGGACCACAGAATAG AATGTGGAGTGCCGCGGATGGGGATCCAGAAGAGAATTATCGGAGGAGACGAAGCGCTTTTCGGCGAGTTTCCCTGGCAGGCGCACCTCAGGATATCAGGCTACCAATGTGGCGGTGTGCTACTCAGTAGATGGTTTGTCGCCACGGCAGCGCACTGTATACACAG AGCTCGTGCGGCAGACATCACCGTACTCCTGGGAGAACACGACACTCACGACACTGGTGCTGTACAGGAACCATACCCCGCAGAATCGTACGCTGTTCGACGGAAGATCGTCCATCCCGCCTTCCAGTTTCGAGCCACGCAGCCGGACCGCTTCGACGTGGCGCTACTTCGGCTGGCGAGACCTGTGGCATTTCGCGATCACATCCTTCCCATATGTCTTCCTCGAGCTGGAGCGGCGTTTAAGGGCCGGATGGGGGTCGTCGCCGGCTGGGGCAAGACGGATACTGCCTATG GTAAATCTGGGACGAACATCCTACATAAAGCAGCTGTTCCTATCTTGAACGATCAAGAGTGTCTACAGTGGCATCAACACAAGATGATTCGCTTGGAACTCTTCTCTGAGATGTTCTGTGCTGGACACAGTGATGGACGTATGGACGCCTGTCTT GGAGATTCCGGTGGACCTCTCATCGTCTTCTCGGAGGGTCGCTGGACACTGGCAGGGATAACCAGTGCTGGGTTTGGCTGCGGTGTTGACCACCAGCCAGGCATTTACCACAAGGTGTCGGACACAGCCAAGTGGATAGCATCTCACATCAACGCCAGATAG